In the genome of Kitasatospora cathayae, one region contains:
- a CDS encoding GNAT family N-acetyltransferase, producing the protein MSNSDPAADRRLLSPEVLDLGDVLLRPWGRRLDLAGGTLAAVMAAAADPEIARWNPLRDATHPAGAEAYLDRADSRWADGGTASFAITDAADDSLYGNVALRWTDRAEGVAMVGYWLVAAARGRGLATRATTAVTAWGVRTAGVRRIELYHEVGNEASCRVAVRAGFPYEGTLRASYRHGDGPYNDEHLHARLASDPA; encoded by the coding sequence ATGAGCAACAGCGACCCGGCGGCCGACCGGCGCCTCCTCAGTCCCGAAGTCCTCGACCTGGGCGACGTCCTGCTCCGCCCGTGGGGCCGGCGCCTCGACCTGGCCGGCGGCACCCTCGCCGCGGTGATGGCCGCCGCAGCGGACCCGGAGATCGCCCGCTGGAACCCGCTGCGGGACGCCACCCACCCGGCCGGCGCCGAGGCCTACCTCGACCGCGCCGACTCCCGCTGGGCCGACGGCGGCACGGCCTCCTTCGCGATCACCGACGCCGCCGACGACTCCCTGTACGGCAACGTCGCCCTGCGCTGGACCGACCGGGCCGAAGGCGTCGCCATGGTCGGCTACTGGCTGGTCGCCGCAGCCCGCGGCCGTGGCCTCGCCACCCGTGCCACCACCGCGGTCACCGCCTGGGGCGTCCGCACCGCCGGCGTGCGCCGCATCGAGCTCTACCACGAGGTCGGCAACGAGGCCTCCTGCCGGGTCGCCGTCCGCGCCGGCTTCCCGTACGAGGGCACGCTGCGCGCCTCCTACCGCCACGGCGACGGCCCGTACAACGACGAGCACCTGCACGCCCGGCTGGCGTCGGACCCCGCGTAG
- a CDS encoding TetR/AcrR family transcriptional regulator, translating into MAENPSTPPARRRAPAMEPEQRRAMIVAAALPLVVEYGASVTTAKIARAAGIGEGTIFRVFADKDALLAACLAEAVRPDDAVAHLASIELDQPLAARLTEAADVLSGHLARVGAVIGALAGAGRPERPAPTEPRRLADREAGLAGPRAALAALFEPDRERLRLAPERLAGTFQLLLMSTGRGGMPDPLSTEELVDLFLHGAIAPADEA; encoded by the coding sequence ATGGCAGAGAACCCCTCCACCCCGCCCGCCCGGCGCCGCGCGCCGGCCATGGAGCCCGAGCAGCGCCGCGCGATGATCGTCGCGGCCGCCCTCCCGCTGGTCGTCGAGTACGGCGCCTCGGTGACCACCGCGAAGATCGCCCGCGCCGCCGGCATCGGCGAGGGCACGATCTTCCGCGTCTTCGCCGACAAGGACGCCCTGCTCGCCGCCTGCCTGGCCGAGGCCGTCCGGCCCGACGACGCCGTCGCCCACCTCGCCTCGATCGAGCTCGACCAGCCGCTCGCGGCCCGGCTCACCGAAGCGGCCGACGTACTGAGCGGCCACCTGGCCCGGGTCGGCGCCGTCATCGGAGCCCTCGCCGGCGCCGGGCGCCCGGAGCGCCCCGCGCCGACCGAACCGCGCCGCCTCGCCGACCGCGAAGCCGGCCTGGCCGGGCCCCGCGCCGCGCTCGCCGCCCTGTTCGAACCCGACCGGGAACGCCTGCGACTGGCCCCCGAACGGCTCGCCGGCACCTTCCAGCTGCTGCTGATGTCCACCGGCCGCGGCGGCATGCCCGACCCGCTGTCCACCGAGGAACTCGTCGACCTCTTCCTGCACGGCGCGATCGCCCCCGCGGACGAGGCATGA
- a CDS encoding MFS transporter, protein MNAYADLPPRRRILASTALLGCAFLAMLDGTVVGTALPRIVQQVGGGGTWYVWLVTAYLLTSSVSVPVYGRFSDLYGRRRLLLGGLALFLTGSTACALAAGMPALVASRAVQGLGAGALLTLGMALIRDLHPPSRPQGLIRMQTALAAMMVLGLVGGPILGGLLADHAGWRWSFWLNLPLGLAAWALIALTLPEHRPATTPPGRLDAAGILLLTSGLGLVLTGLSLKGNAADGRWSDPAVGGCLLGGLALLALLVPVERRAAVPVLPLRLFHNRTYSALLAAGFLLQVAAMPVGILLPLYFQQQRGYSATASGLLLLPLLVGMTVGNRLTAAAVTHGRQVRSVLLTGAALLTAGTGGLLPLGPATPVPLTSVLLLLIGLGTGPAMGGLTIATQSCVRPADMGTATAGSALAKQIGGAFGLACAQSLLAPSGTAIGPTIAWTGIPAGLLAAGALLLVRDLTIATPNRRVAAGSSQRSEHKGLV, encoded by the coding sequence ATGAACGCCTACGCGGACCTCCCGCCCCGCCGCCGGATCCTGGCCAGCACGGCACTGCTCGGCTGCGCCTTCCTCGCCATGCTGGACGGCACGGTGGTCGGCACCGCGCTGCCCCGGATCGTCCAGCAGGTCGGGGGCGGCGGCACCTGGTACGTCTGGCTGGTCACCGCCTACCTGCTGACCTCCTCCGTCAGCGTCCCGGTCTACGGCCGCTTCTCCGACCTGTACGGGCGGCGGCGCTTACTCCTCGGCGGGCTCGCCCTCTTCCTGACCGGCTCGACCGCCTGCGCCCTGGCCGCCGGCATGCCCGCACTGGTGGCCTCCCGCGCCGTGCAGGGCCTGGGTGCCGGCGCCCTGCTCACTCTCGGCATGGCCCTGATCCGCGACCTCCACCCACCGTCCCGCCCGCAGGGCCTGATCCGGATGCAGACCGCCCTGGCCGCCATGATGGTCCTCGGCCTGGTCGGTGGCCCGATCCTCGGCGGACTGCTCGCCGACCACGCCGGATGGCGCTGGTCGTTCTGGCTCAACCTCCCGCTCGGCCTGGCGGCTTGGGCCCTGATCGCGCTGACCCTGCCCGAGCACCGCCCCGCCACCACGCCGCCCGGCCGGCTCGACGCGGCCGGGATCCTGCTGCTCACCAGCGGACTCGGGCTGGTCCTGACCGGCCTCAGCCTCAAGGGCAACGCGGCCGACGGACGGTGGAGCGACCCGGCCGTCGGGGGCTGCCTGCTCGGCGGACTCGCCCTGCTCGCGCTGCTGGTCCCGGTGGAACGGCGGGCCGCCGTACCCGTACTCCCGCTGCGGCTGTTCCACAACCGCACCTACTCGGCGCTGCTGGCCGCCGGATTCCTCCTCCAGGTCGCGGCCATGCCGGTGGGGATCCTGCTGCCGCTGTACTTCCAACAGCAGCGCGGATACTCGGCCACCGCCTCCGGCCTGCTGCTCCTGCCCCTGCTGGTCGGCATGACGGTCGGCAACCGGCTCACCGCGGCCGCCGTCACCCACGGTCGGCAGGTCCGGTCCGTCCTGCTGACCGGGGCCGCGCTGCTCACCGCCGGTACGGGCGGCCTCCTCCCCCTCGGGCCCGCAACTCCCGTGCCGCTGACGTCCGTCCTGCTGCTGCTCATCGGGCTCGGCACCGGCCCGGCGATGGGCGGTCTGACCATCGCCACCCAGAGCTGCGTCCGACCCGCCGACATGGGCACCGCCACGGCGGGCTCCGCCCTCGCCAAACAGATCGGCGGCGCCTTCGGCCTGGCCTGCGCCCAGAGCCTGCTCGCCCCCTCCGGCACGGCCATCGGCCCCACCATCGCCTGGACCGGCATCCCCGCCGGGCTGCTCGCCGCGGGCGCGCTGCTACTGGTCCGCGACCTCACCATCGCGACGCCCAACCGCCGGGTAGCGGCTGGCAGTTCGCAGCGATCCGAGCACAAGGGCCTGGTCTGA
- a CDS encoding VOC family protein: MRIHLTTVFVDDQDKALRFYTELLGFVKKEEVPLGDHRWLTVVSPDQPDGTELLLEPDTHRAVRPYKTALVEDGIPAAQFAVDNVHAEYDRLHRLGVRFTQEPTALGPVTIAVLDDTCGNLIQLAQFHR; the protein is encoded by the coding sequence ATGAGGATCCACCTGACCACCGTGTTCGTCGACGACCAGGACAAGGCGCTGCGCTTCTACACGGAGCTGCTGGGCTTCGTGAAGAAGGAGGAGGTCCCGCTCGGCGACCACCGCTGGCTCACGGTCGTCTCCCCCGACCAGCCCGACGGCACCGAACTGCTGCTGGAGCCCGACACCCACCGGGCCGTCAGGCCGTACAAGACGGCGCTGGTCGAGGACGGCATCCCGGCCGCCCAGTTCGCCGTGGACAACGTGCACGCCGAGTACGACCGGCTGCACCGGCTCGGGGTGCGGTTCACCCAGGAGCCGACGGCACTGGGCCCGGTCACCATCGCGGTGCTGGACGACACCTGCGGCAACCTCATCCAACTGGCCCAGTTCCACCGGTAG
- a CDS encoding HAD family hydrolase, with product MTVISAALFGTDWRPRLPGGAELLRECAARGWTVVLTGPGPAGAPALTVTAPGSDPVRAALELVDGAPQHAVAVAGSVREVLAARRLGVPCVALETGGDAGPELRAAGAVEVHRDAAALLRVLDDSLLARPRAFGRVDAGTGGPRNG from the coding sequence ATGACGGTGATCTCGGCGGCTCTGTTCGGTACCGACTGGCGGCCGCGGCTGCCCGGCGGCGCCGAGCTGCTGCGCGAGTGCGCCGCGCGCGGCTGGACGGTCGTGCTGACCGGCCCCGGGCCGGCCGGGGCGCCCGCCCTGACCGTGACCGCCCCCGGCAGCGACCCGGTGCGGGCGGCCCTGGAGCTGGTGGACGGCGCGCCCCAGCACGCCGTGGCCGTCGCCGGGAGCGTGCGCGAGGTGCTGGCGGCGCGGCGGCTCGGGGTGCCCTGCGTCGCCCTGGAGACCGGTGGGGACGCCGGTCCCGAACTTCGGGCGGCCGGCGCGGTCGAGGTCCACCGTGACGCCGCCGCCCTGCTGCGTGTCCTGGACGACAGCCTGCTCGCCCGTCCCCGGGCCTTCGGGCGCGTGGACGCCGGAACAGGCGGTCCCCGGAACGGTTAG
- a CDS encoding PRC-barrel domain containing protein: MSTDLWEYRPGSHPAADLALTGYEVQAVDGPLGRVEQDAGDHLMVDAEPWVPGTRVLVPVGLVARIDHLDRTVHLDCPRARVGTAPPPAEDLTARHPR, translated from the coding sequence ATGAGTACCGACCTGTGGGAGTACCGCCCGGGCTCCCATCCCGCCGCGGACCTCGCCCTGACCGGGTACGAGGTGCAGGCCGTCGACGGCCCGCTCGGCCGGGTCGAACAGGACGCCGGCGACCACCTGATGGTCGACGCCGAGCCCTGGGTGCCGGGCACCCGGGTGCTCGTCCCGGTCGGCCTGGTCGCCCGGATCGACCACCTGGACCGCACCGTCCACCTCGACTGCCCCCGGGCCCGGGTCGGCACCGCCCCGCCGCCCGCCGAGGACCTCACCGCCCGTCACCCGCGCTGA
- a CDS encoding type 1 glutamine amidotransferase domain-containing protein: MGWPSTTLTGRTIAFLVAPYGVEQQELTSPWQAVAESGGIPRLLSTAPGRAQAVRHRAPGDTFAVDGLVAEADPADYDGLVLPGGVANPDFLRLDRAAVAFVHVCCASGRPVAAICHGAWTLIEADAVRGRTLTSWPSLRTDLVNAGAHWVDEAVHVCHDGPGPLVTSRKPADLPVFEDALVTEFAHAAGKRRN, translated from the coding sequence ATGGGCTGGCCGTCCACCACCCTCACCGGCCGGACGATCGCGTTCCTGGTCGCCCCGTACGGCGTCGAGCAGCAGGAACTCACCTCCCCCTGGCAGGCGGTCGCCGAGTCCGGCGGCATCCCGCGCCTGCTCTCCACCGCCCCCGGCCGGGCCCAGGCCGTCCGGCACCGCGCGCCCGGGGACACCTTCGCGGTGGACGGGCTGGTCGCGGAGGCGGACCCGGCCGACTACGACGGGCTGGTGCTGCCCGGCGGCGTCGCCAACCCGGACTTCCTGCGGCTGGACCGGGCGGCGGTGGCCTTCGTGCACGTCTGCTGCGCCTCCGGCCGCCCGGTCGCGGCGATCTGCCACGGCGCCTGGACGCTGATCGAGGCCGACGCCGTCCGCGGCCGCACCCTCACCTCCTGGCCCAGCCTGCGGACGGACCTGGTCAACGCGGGCGCCCACTGGGTGGACGAGGCGGTGCACGTCTGCCACGACGGGCCGGGCCCGCTGGTGACCAGCCGCAAGCCGGCGGACCTGCCGGTGTTCGAGGACGCGCTGGTCACCGAGTTCGCCCACGCGGCGGGGAAGCGGCGCAACTGA
- a CDS encoding ATP-dependent DNA ligase — MRPAAVTVVPPADGLGGGGVQYELKLDGFRCVAFARGDRPAFLQSRSGRDLAPEFPPIAAAVARLPEGLVLDAELVAWRKGRFAFEELLHTRQARAAATDVVLGLIAFDLLALPGRDVRRLPLADRRRLLLAALADVPPPIQPVMATTDRAEALEWMDQLADTGVEGLVCKALASPYRPRGAGRTWVKYRRSDTLDATVRALTGPAARPHALVLRLDDGRVFLTTPRLTPVQAREVAQVAGPLLGPPATDPDHGQVHPLTAPLRAELTLTGRPPTATFVRLRGD; from the coding sequence ATGCGCCCCGCCGCCGTCACCGTCGTGCCGCCCGCCGACGGGCTGGGCGGGGGCGGCGTGCAGTACGAGCTGAAGCTGGACGGCTTCCGCTGCGTCGCCTTCGCCCGGGGCGACCGCCCGGCCTTCCTGCAGTCCCGCAGCGGCCGCGACCTCGCGCCCGAGTTCCCGCCGATCGCCGCCGCCGTCGCCCGGTTGCCGGAGGGGCTGGTGCTGGACGCCGAACTCGTCGCCTGGCGGAAGGGGCGCTTCGCCTTCGAGGAGCTGCTGCACACCCGCCAGGCCCGGGCCGCGGCCACCGACGTCGTGCTCGGGCTGATCGCCTTCGACCTGCTCGCCCTGCCCGGCCGCGACGTCCGGCGCCTGCCGCTCGCCGACCGGCGCCGCCTGCTGCTCGCCGCCCTCGCCGACGTCCCGCCGCCGATCCAGCCGGTGATGGCCACCACCGACCGGGCGGAGGCGCTGGAGTGGATGGACCAGCTGGCCGACACCGGTGTGGAGGGCCTGGTCTGCAAGGCCCTGGCCTCCCCCTACCGCCCGCGCGGCGCGGGCCGCACCTGGGTCAAGTACCGGCGCAGCGACACCCTGGACGCCACCGTCCGCGCCCTCACCGGTCCGGCCGCCCGGCCGCACGCCCTGGTGCTGCGACTCGACGACGGCCGGGTCTTCCTGACCACCCCCCGGCTCACCCCCGTCCAGGCCCGCGAGGTCGCCCAGGTCGCCGGCCCGCTGCTCGGCCCGCCCGCCACCGACCCCGACCACGGCCAGGTCCACCCGCTCACCGCACCGCTGCGCGCCGAGCTCACCCTCACCGGCCGACCGCCCACCGCCACCTTCGTCCGGCTGCGCGGCGACTGA
- a CDS encoding CBS domain-containing protein codes for MTTARDIMHTGAQCIGAHQTLAEAAKMMRDKKVGALPICGDDQKLHGIITDRDIVIQCLAEGKDPAKMTAMDLAGHLHCVRAEDSVDTVLTKMEQHQIRRIPVIDGERLVGMISEADLAMGHREGQRLTDEQIIKFMDSVYMKK; via the coding sequence GTGACCACTGCCCGAGACATCATGCACACCGGCGCCCAGTGCATCGGCGCCCACCAGACGCTGGCCGAGGCCGCGAAGATGATGCGCGACAAGAAGGTCGGTGCGCTGCCGATCTGCGGCGACGACCAGAAGCTCCACGGCATCATCACCGACCGCGACATCGTGATCCAGTGTCTCGCCGAGGGCAAGGACCCGGCCAAGATGACCGCCATGGATCTCGCCGGACACCTGCACTGCGTGCGGGCCGAGGACAGCGTGGACACCGTCCTCACGAAGATGGAACAGCACCAGATCCGGCGCATCCCGGTGATCGACGGCGAGCGGCTGGTCGGCATGATCAGCGAGGCCGACCTGGCGATGGGCCACCGCGAAGGCCAGCGGCTGACGGACGAGCAGATCATCAAATTCATGGACAGCGTCTACATGAAGAAGTGA
- a CDS encoding alanine--tRNA ligase-related protein → MNTDQLVRTFLEYFEERGHRRITGSTLLPPPGDPVLFTTSGMHPLTPHLEGRPHPFGRRLVNVQRCLRTTDLDEVGDRTHLTVFEMLGTWSLGDYEGPQSLDWGYGLLTDGFGIDPGRLHVTVFGGDDQVGPDTDSLELWQDRGVPVELTVEDNWWSNGPTGPCGPDSEIFLWTGDTPPQSTPTRDDRWVEVWNHVMMRHRRLDDGTLVPLPQRNIDTGLGLERLSSLLNGRSSVFECDVFDPWRRLVPTLWRLDEPSLRLVCDHLRSSVVVIGDGVRPSTTGRGYVLRRLLRRVLTVLRRDDPRRGLGDLPEELIRHTLDHFRQDVPPESVRRVLLDEEQRFGRLLDRGRRVLSRPRFRGPLSEDDLHYLHDTHGLPRDLVLDLRPQ, encoded by the coding sequence ATGAACACCGACCAGCTCGTCCGCACCTTCCTCGAGTACTTCGAGGAGCGCGGCCACCGCCGGATCACCGGCTCGACCCTGCTGCCCCCGCCCGGCGACCCGGTGCTGTTCACCACCTCCGGCATGCACCCCCTCACCCCCCACCTGGAGGGACGCCCGCACCCGTTCGGCCGCCGGCTGGTCAACGTCCAGCGCTGCCTGCGCACCACGGACCTCGACGAGGTCGGCGACCGCACCCACCTCACCGTCTTCGAGATGCTCGGCACCTGGTCCCTCGGCGACTACGAGGGCCCGCAGAGCCTCGACTGGGGCTACGGGCTGCTCACCGACGGGTTCGGCATCGACCCCGGCCGCCTCCACGTCACCGTCTTCGGCGGCGACGACCAGGTCGGGCCGGACACCGACTCCCTGGAGCTGTGGCAGGACCGCGGCGTCCCCGTCGAGCTCACCGTCGAGGACAACTGGTGGTCCAACGGGCCCACCGGCCCGTGCGGTCCCGACTCGGAGATCTTCCTGTGGACCGGCGACACCCCACCGCAGTCGACCCCCACCCGGGACGACCGCTGGGTCGAGGTGTGGAACCACGTGATGATGCGCCACCGCCGCCTCGACGACGGCACCCTCGTCCCCCTCCCCCAGCGCAACATCGACACCGGCCTCGGCCTGGAACGGCTCTCCTCGCTGCTCAACGGCCGCTCGTCCGTCTTCGAATGCGACGTCTTCGACCCCTGGCGCCGCCTGGTCCCCACCCTGTGGCGACTGGACGAACCGTCCCTGCGCCTGGTCTGCGACCACCTGCGCTCGTCCGTCGTCGTCATCGGCGACGGCGTCCGCCCCTCCACCACCGGCCGCGGCTACGTCCTGCGCCGCCTGCTGCGCCGGGTGCTCACCGTGCTGCGCCGCGACGACCCGCGGCGCGGACTCGGCGACCTGCCCGAGGAGTTGATCCGGCACACCCTGGACCACTTCCGCCAGGACGTCCCCCCGGAGTCGGTCCGCCGGGTGCTGCTCGACGAGGAGCAGCGGTTCGGCCGGCTCCTGGACCGCGGCCGCCGGGTGCTCTCCCGCCCCCGCTTCCGCGGCCCGCTCAGCGAGGACGACCTCCACTACCTCCACGACACCCACGGCCTGCCCCGCGACCTGGTCCTCGACCTGCGGCCGCAGTGA
- a CDS encoding helix-turn-helix domain-containing protein: MVQDTRPTTGAALVLGLPAAPLRRYVLDYRGYRMALDHPQRRLEVPTDVVTVALAFEGTMRLTDAVSPAPGVSFGSVAAGLRRTATIAEQSGVLHGLAVSLTPQGAFRAFGPVAGELGGQWAEAGEVLGPRLGTLAARLADAPTWRARFALLDGHFTALFADGPTWEPDVVWAWRQLRRSRGLVPVRALVEGTGWSRRRLEQRFREQLGLAPKQAAGILRLQRTLSLLTAPDERFARADLAALCGYYDQSHLDRTFRGMVGCSPREFLASRRSAATPQPADRVIGRITSAVLDPDLSELT; this comes from the coding sequence ATGGTCCAGGACACCCGCCCGACCACCGGAGCGGCGCTGGTGCTCGGCCTGCCCGCCGCACCGCTGCGCCGCTACGTCCTCGACTACCGCGGCTACCGGATGGCCCTGGACCACCCCCAGCGGCGGCTGGAGGTGCCCACGGACGTGGTGACGGTGGCGCTCGCCTTCGAGGGCACGATGCGGCTCACCGACGCGGTGTCACCCGCCCCCGGCGTCTCCTTCGGCTCGGTAGCCGCCGGGTTGCGCCGCACCGCGACGATCGCCGAACAGTCCGGTGTGCTGCACGGTTTGGCCGTCTCGCTGACCCCGCAGGGCGCGTTCCGCGCGTTCGGGCCGGTGGCCGGGGAGCTCGGCGGGCAGTGGGCCGAGGCGGGGGAGGTGCTGGGCCCGCGGCTGGGCACGCTGGCCGCCCGGCTGGCCGACGCCCCGACCTGGCGGGCCCGGTTCGCCCTGCTGGACGGCCACTTCACCGCGCTGTTCGCCGACGGACCGACCTGGGAGCCGGACGTCGTCTGGGCCTGGCGGCAACTGCGCCGCTCCCGGGGGCTGGTGCCGGTGCGCGCCCTGGTGGAGGGCACCGGCTGGAGCCGCCGCCGGCTGGAGCAGCGCTTTCGCGAGCAACTCGGGCTGGCGCCCAAACAGGCCGCCGGCATCCTGCGGCTGCAGCGGACGCTGAGCCTGCTGACCGCCCCGGACGAGCGCTTCGCCCGCGCCGACCTGGCCGCGCTCTGCGGCTACTACGACCAGTCCCACCTCGACCGCACCTTCCGCGGCATGGTCGGCTGCTCGCCCCGCGAGTTCCTGGCCTCCCGCCGCTCCGCCGCCACCCCGCAGCCGGCCGACCGGGTCATCGGGCGGATCACCAGCGCCGTCCTCGACCCGGACCTGAGTGAGCTGACCTGA
- a CDS encoding pyridoxamine 5'-phosphate oxidase family protein, giving the protein MGKQYESIDGRLRQFIERQPVYFVATAPLAGDGHVNLSPKGRSGTLAVIDELTLAYLDFGGSQAETIAHLRENGRITLMWCAFDGPPTVVRVHGRGEPVFRDDPRFAELLGHFEPGADGSGLRAIVLVRAERVSDSCGYAVPFMDYRADRDLHAQYFDRKGDEQFSAYCEGKPLVGTSIDGLPALPLPVPARPA; this is encoded by the coding sequence ATGGGAAAGCAGTACGAAAGCATCGACGGCCGGTTGCGGCAGTTCATCGAACGGCAGCCCGTCTACTTCGTCGCGACCGCGCCGCTGGCCGGCGACGGACACGTCAACCTCTCACCCAAGGGCCGCTCCGGCACCCTCGCGGTCATCGACGAACTCACCCTCGCCTACCTGGACTTCGGCGGCTCGCAGGCCGAGACCATCGCCCACCTGCGGGAGAACGGCCGGATCACCCTGATGTGGTGCGCCTTCGACGGCCCGCCCACCGTGGTCCGGGTGCACGGCCGCGGCGAGCCCGTCTTCCGCGACGACCCGCGCTTCGCCGAACTGCTCGGCCACTTCGAGCCCGGCGCGGACGGCTCGGGCCTGCGGGCGATCGTGCTGGTCCGGGCCGAGCGGGTCAGCGACTCCTGCGGGTACGCCGTCCCGTTCATGGACTACCGCGCCGACCGCGACCTGCACGCGCAGTACTTCGACCGCAAGGGCGACGAGCAGTTCAGCGCCTACTGCGAGGGCAAGCCGCTCGTCGGCACCAGCATCGACGGGCTGCCCGCCCTCCCGCTGCCGGTCCCGGCCCGGCCGGCCTGA
- a CDS encoding GNAT family N-acetyltransferase has product MRGLTRPRAPPRLAPTPGARSASSRSHSAQRARGLGTWLAEAVVEHLRPYTLKRLLLSTVDAHEVYAKAGFVPFPDPHKLMVLGGPKPG; this is encoded by the coding sequence GTGCGCGGCCTCACACGACCACGGGCCCCGCCGAGGCTGGCGCCCACGCCCGGCGCCAGGTCGGCGAGTTCCCGCTCCCACTCGGCGCAGCGGGCTCGCGGGCTGGGCACCTGGCTGGCCGAGGCGGTGGTGGAGCACCTGCGGCCGTACACGCTGAAGCGGCTGCTGCTGTCCACCGTGGACGCCCACGAGGTGTACGCGAAGGCCGGGTTCGTGCCCTTCCCGGACCCGCACAAGTTGATGGTCCTCGGGGGGCCGAAGCCGGGCTGA
- a CDS encoding universal stress protein has product MSNESDAADAGAVDRERERHEPAVAPSGFELGTDGPKVILAGLDGSDSSWRATAYAAGLARRQGALLAVAYIQPILGAATALAGAAVEETTQEIADELLAALREAEHRMREVWRVRWRFLTMRGDPYTGLAKLADELRADAVVVGVSEKAGHKVIGSVAVRLVKAGRWPVTVVP; this is encoded by the coding sequence ATGAGCAACGAGAGCGATGCGGCCGACGCAGGCGCCGTCGACAGGGAGCGCGAACGGCACGAGCCGGCCGTCGCGCCGAGCGGCTTCGAGCTGGGGACCGACGGACCCAAGGTGATCCTGGCGGGCCTGGACGGCTCCGACTCCTCCTGGCGCGCCACCGCCTACGCCGCCGGACTGGCCCGCCGACAGGGCGCCCTCCTGGCCGTCGCCTACATCCAGCCGATACTCGGCGCCGCGACCGCCTTGGCCGGAGCCGCCGTGGAGGAGACCACCCAGGAGATCGCCGACGAGCTCCTCGCCGCGCTGCGCGAGGCCGAGCACCGGATGCGCGAGGTCTGGCGGGTGCGGTGGCGCTTCCTCACCATGCGCGGCGACCCCTACACCGGCCTCGCCAAGCTCGCCGACGAGCTGCGCGCCGACGCCGTGGTGGTCGGCGTCTCCGAGAAGGCCGGGCACAAGGTGATCGGGTCGGTGGCCGTCCGCTTGGTCAAGGCGGGTCGCTGGCCGGTCACCGTCGTTCCGTAG